The following proteins come from a genomic window of Candidatus Sysuiplasma jiujiangense:
- the dnaJ gene encoding molecular chaperone DnaJ: MAKDYYAVLGVEKSATPDEIKRAYRKLAQKYHPDVAKIDRKVAEEKFKDISEAYEVLMDPEKRKNYDTYGSEAVNFGGGGFDWSNFTHFQDINDIFSNIGFGFGGGGSIFDVFFGGQGQRRGNYAESGASLQYDLEISLEEVNSGSKRIIEVPRSVACKDCGGTGAEKGRLETCTTCGGRGQITYRQNALGGNFVTVRTCSTCGGRGKVIREKCRTCGGRGRVQTVSRIEVNIPKGAEDGMRLRIPGAGEPGVNGGPPGDLYVVMNLKRHDVFERDGENLHYSAEVPFTVAALGGEIDVPHITGKARLQIPPGTQPGTVLKLAGLGLPRLQGRSNGDLFVTVKVKIPKKLTSEQKELLRKFDTIEEEKGRSFFSRLKNT, translated from the coding sequence ATGGCGAAGGACTATTATGCGGTCCTGGGAGTGGAAAAGAGTGCTACCCCGGACGAGATAAAGAGAGCCTACAGAAAGCTTGCGCAGAAATACCATCCGGACGTGGCAAAAATAGACAGGAAGGTCGCGGAGGAGAAGTTCAAGGACATATCCGAGGCGTACGAAGTCCTTATGGATCCGGAAAAAAGGAAAAATTACGACACCTACGGCAGCGAAGCGGTGAACTTCGGCGGCGGCGGTTTCGACTGGTCCAATTTCACCCATTTCCAGGACATCAACGACATCTTCAGCAACATCGGTTTTGGCTTTGGCGGCGGCGGTTCGATTTTTGACGTGTTTTTCGGCGGACAGGGTCAGAGGCGCGGGAATTATGCTGAGAGCGGCGCATCCCTGCAGTACGATCTCGAAATTTCTCTTGAGGAGGTCAATTCAGGATCAAAGAGGATTATTGAAGTTCCAAGATCGGTCGCATGCAAGGACTGCGGCGGCACAGGGGCCGAAAAGGGCAGACTGGAGACATGCACAACCTGCGGCGGCAGGGGGCAGATAACCTACAGGCAGAATGCGCTCGGCGGCAATTTTGTCACCGTACGGACCTGTTCGACCTGTGGCGGCCGTGGAAAAGTCATAAGGGAAAAATGCAGGACATGCGGCGGCAGGGGAAGGGTTCAGACAGTTTCCAGGATAGAGGTCAACATACCAAAGGGCGCCGAGGACGGAATGCGCCTTCGCATCCCGGGGGCCGGGGAACCGGGTGTAAACGGCGGCCCTCCTGGTGACCTCTACGTTGTAATGAATCTGAAGAGGCATGATGTTTTCGAGCGTGACGGCGAAAACCTCCACTATTCGGCGGAGGTGCCGTTCACTGTTGCTGCGCTGGGCGGCGAGATAGATGTGCCGCACATAACGGGAAAGGCGCGTCTCCAGATACCGCCGGGCACACAGCCCGGCACAGTCCTCAAACTCGCGGGCCTTGGCCTGCCGAGGCTTCAGGGAAGATCCAACGGTGACCTTTTCGTTACTGTGAAGGTGAAAATACCGAAGAAGCTCACATCGGAGCAGAAGGAGCTGCTGCGCAAATTCGATACGATTGAGGAGGAAAAGGGACGCAGCTTCTTTTCCAGGCTTAAAAATACCTGA
- a CDS encoding nucleotide exchange factor GrpE yields MDNNSSDKEATQAEGQGTNPKAEIVRNEEKSVVAAGEGEAPSEETSAKLELIENLTGENSLLKKSLDEKESIIRDYESLLKKIQADFDNYRKRIEREREEYSKLVVERMVRKLITVIDDLDRGLDETKNGNNDPFRAGIEKIRENTMQILTEEGVREIPTNKLFDPYYHEAIVVQENSEFGDNEIMEVYQKGYTLGTKVIRPAKVRVSRRVEGKQSQDETERDV; encoded by the coding sequence GACAACAATTCTTCCGACAAGGAAGCGACACAGGCAGAAGGGCAGGGAACTAATCCAAAGGCTGAGATTGTTCGTAACGAAGAGAAGAGCGTTGTCGCTGCCGGTGAAGGCGAAGCGCCGTCAGAAGAAACAAGTGCAAAGCTGGAACTGATTGAAAACCTTACAGGTGAGAACAGCCTTCTCAAAAAATCCCTTGACGAGAAGGAATCCATAATCAGAGACTATGAGAGTCTTCTGAAAAAAATACAGGCTGATTTCGATAATTACAGGAAAAGGATTGAAAGAGAGAGGGAAGAATACAGCAAGCTTGTTGTGGAGAGGATGGTAAGGAAACTGATAACAGTCATAGATGATCTGGACCGCGGCCTCGACGAAACGAAGAACGGCAACAACGATCCGTTCAGGGCGGGCATCGAGAAAATAAGGGAAAACACAATGCAGATACTGACTGAGGAAGGAGTGAGGGAAATACCTACAAACAAACTCTTCGACCCCTATTACCATGAAGCTATTGTGGTTCAGGAAAACTCCGAATTCGGCGATAATGAAATAATGGAGGTATACCAGAAAGGGTATACGCTCGGAACAAAGGTAATCAGACCGGCAAAGGTGCGAGTTTCAAGAAGGGTCGAAGGAAAGCAGAGTCAGGATGAAACTGAAAGGGACGTGTGA
- a CDS encoding DUF302 domain-containing protein has product MSIKKTEIAARPAEAAELLKSVIEGEGMHVDCLIDHASVLREAGITPVDAYTLLFSSAKISSRLLLKNSEIALDIPLRIAVVNEGGRTLLVYRDMHPLLSSYQGAGMVDVINSVNGLTDSVVQTAVSRARGNSV; this is encoded by the coding sequence ATGTCAATTAAAAAGACTGAAATTGCGGCCCGGCCTGCAGAAGCCGCGGAACTGCTGAAATCGGTCATTGAAGGGGAGGGGATGCACGTGGATTGCCTCATCGACCATGCATCTGTTCTCAGAGAAGCAGGCATAACGCCCGTCGACGCCTATACGCTGCTCTTCAGCTCTGCGAAAATATCATCAAGGCTCCTGTTAAAAAACAGCGAAATTGCGCTGGACATCCCTCTGAGGATAGCTGTTGTTAACGAGGGTGGCAGAACACTGCTGGTATACAGGGATATGCACCCGCTTCTCAGCAGTTACCAGGGAGCCGGAATGGTTGATGTCATAAACAGTGTCAATGGTCTGACCGACAGTGTTGTTCAAACGGCCGTGAGCAGAGCGCGCGGGAACAGCGTCTGA
- the dnaK gene encoding molecular chaperone DnaK, whose translation MAKIIGIDLGTSNSAAAVIEGGRPTIIPSAEGTSIGGKAFPSVVAFTKDGVLVGEPARRQAITNPTGTIFAAKRKMGTDYKYKVGGKEYTPQQISALILQKIKRDAEAFLGGPAQKAVITVPAYFNDNQRQATKDAGTIAGLEVVRIINEPTAAALAYGLDKSDKEQKILVFDLGGGTLDVTIMEFGQGVFEVISTSGDTQLGGTDMDRALIDYVVSAFRTESGVDLTKDNMAMERIREACEKAKVELSTIIETEINLPFIAQDSSGPKHLTMKITRAKLEDLVRPIVERCREPVNRALGDAKISASGIDKIILVGGPTRMPVIQKFVEDIFGSKIVRGVDPMECVAMGAAIQGGVLEGTVKDILLLDVTPLSLGVEVQGGVFHKLIERNTTIPTRKSEIFTTASDGQTSVEVHVLQGERPMAANNVTLGRFSLIGIPPAPRGIPQIEVTFDIDANGILHVSAKDMGTGKEQKITISASNKLSKDEIDRMMREAEQFAEEDRKLKEKAEARNMAETMAYTTKKTLDDLGDKVSAQDRESIEKVRLELEELLKGDDIEKIKQKTEELSKAVYEVTSRIYQKQAEESKQQTEGSSQGPGQESTPGGGDHGKDGGDGGYVDANYKIVDDK comes from the coding sequence ATGGCAAAAATTATCGGTATAGATCTGGGAACAAGCAATTCGGCTGCTGCAGTTATTGAAGGCGGTAGGCCTACAATTATACCCAGCGCGGAAGGGACGAGCATAGGCGGAAAGGCGTTTCCTTCGGTCGTGGCGTTTACGAAGGATGGTGTCCTCGTTGGCGAACCCGCCAGAAGGCAGGCAATAACCAATCCGACCGGAACGATTTTCGCAGCGAAACGGAAGATGGGCACCGACTACAAGTACAAAGTGGGCGGGAAGGAATACACCCCACAGCAGATTTCTGCATTAATCCTGCAGAAGATAAAGAGGGACGCAGAAGCGTTTCTCGGCGGACCTGCGCAGAAGGCAGTAATAACAGTGCCAGCGTACTTCAACGACAATCAGCGCCAGGCTACAAAGGATGCCGGGACGATTGCAGGTCTTGAAGTCGTGAGGATAATCAACGAACCGACTGCGGCCGCTCTCGCATACGGCCTTGACAAATCGGACAAGGAACAGAAGATACTCGTCTTCGACCTGGGCGGCGGAACGCTGGATGTCACTATAATGGAATTCGGCCAGGGCGTTTTCGAGGTAATTTCGACAAGCGGTGATACGCAGCTCGGCGGCACGGACATGGATCGTGCCCTGATCGACTATGTTGTATCCGCCTTCAGGACTGAAAGCGGTGTGGACCTTACAAAGGACAACATGGCGATGGAGCGCATCAGGGAAGCATGTGAAAAGGCAAAGGTTGAGCTCTCCACAATAATCGAGACAGAAATCAACCTGCCATTCATAGCACAGGACTCCTCAGGTCCAAAGCATCTGACAATGAAAATCACCAGGGCAAAGCTGGAAGATCTGGTCAGACCAATCGTCGAAAGGTGCCGCGAACCGGTGAACCGCGCGCTTGGCGATGCCAAAATCAGCGCTTCCGGAATCGATAAAATAATACTCGTGGGCGGCCCCACCAGAATGCCTGTGATACAGAAGTTCGTCGAGGATATTTTCGGCTCGAAGATCGTTCGTGGAGTGGATCCGATGGAGTGCGTTGCAATGGGCGCCGCAATACAGGGCGGCGTTCTTGAAGGGACTGTCAAGGATATACTGCTGCTCGATGTGACGCCTCTTTCACTTGGGGTTGAGGTCCAGGGGGGTGTGTTTCACAAGCTGATTGAGAGAAATACGACGATACCCACCAGGAAGTCTGAGATCTTCACCACTGCCTCGGACGGTCAGACAAGCGTCGAGGTTCATGTGCTGCAGGGAGAGAGGCCAATGGCAGCTAATAACGTGACGCTTGGGCGATTCAGTCTTATCGGCATTCCTCCGGCGCCGAGAGGAATACCGCAGATAGAGGTTACATTCGACATTGACGCGAACGGCATACTCCATGTCAGCGCAAAGGATATGGGCACCGGAAAGGAACAGAAGATAACCATCTCCGCGTCGAACAAACTTTCGAAAGACGAGATAGACAGAATGATGAGGGAGGCGGAACAGTTTGCGGAGGAGGACAGGAAGTTAAAGGAAAAGGCCGAAGCGAGGAACATGGCAGAGACCATGGCATATACGACAAAGAAGACACTGGACGATCTCGGTGACAAGGTTTCGGCGCAGGACAGGGAGAGTATTGAAAAGGTCAGACTGGAACTTGAAGAACTTCTCAAGGGCGACGACATCGAAAAGATCAAGCAGAAGACTGAAGAGCTGAGCAAGGCTGTGTATGAGGTCACCTCAAGGATATATCAGAAGCAGGCCGAGGAATCAAAGCAGCAGACAGAAGGCTCCTCCCAGGGTCCCGGCCAGGAGAGTACGCCCGGCGGCGGAGACCACGGCAAGGACGGAGGAGACGGCGGATACGTTGACGCAAACTACAAAATAGTTGATGACAAGTAA